A region of the Nitrospirota bacterium genome:
GGATGGCGGACGCGGTCATCGCCCGAACCGCGGAGTCCATGGGGCGCAGCCTGGACACCACGGACATCAAACGACTCCTGTACGACAACCTGGATCACCCCCGCTGGGACCAGGTGGCCCAGCGATGCCTGGCCTGCGGCAACTGCACCATGGTGTGCCCCACTTGTTTTTGCACCACGGTGGAGCAGGTGACGAAGCTCGCGGGCGCGAAGGCCGAGCAGGTGCGGACGTGGGACTCCTGTTTTACTCTCGACTTCTCGTACGTCCACGGCCCCGGGAGCCTGCGCTCGACGCACAAATCGCGCTACCGGCAATGGATGACGCACAAGCTCGCGACGTGGATCGACCAGTTCGGCACCTCCGGGTGCGTGGGGTGCGGCCGCTGCATCACGTGGTGCCCGGTCGGGATCGACATCACGGAGGAGACGGCCGCGATTCGGGGGGGCACTCGTTGATTCCCTGTCCCGCCGAGATCGTGGAGAAGCGCTCCGAGACCAGGGGGATCTACACGTTCCGCCTCCGCGTGAAAGACGAAGGCAAACGGGCCGCGTTCCGCTTTCGTCCGGGCCAGTTCAACATGGTGTACGCGTTCGGAGTTGGCGAGGTGCCGATCTCGATCGCGTCGGACCCGGACGACCTGGACGGACTCGATCACACCGTTCGCATCGTGGGCAACGTGACCGGTGTGCTCGAGCGGCTGAAGGTGGGGAACGTCGTGGGGCTGAGAGGGCCCTATGGGAGCTGGTGGCCGCTCGAAGAGTCACGGGGTCGCGACGTGATCGTGATCACGGGCGGCCTCGGCTGCGCGCCGGTGGTCTCGGTGATCAGCTACGTGGTCAGACGCCGCGGATCGTTCGGCGCACTCAAGATCCTGCACGGGATCAAGGCGCCGACGGATTTGGTCTACCGCCGGCAGTTCCAGGCGTGGGCCAAGCACCCCAACACCGAGGTGCACCTGACCACGGATCAGCCCGACCGGAGGTGGCGCCACCACACCGGCGTGGTCACCACGCTGCTGGGCCGGGTGACCCTCGACCCCGCCAACAGCGTGGCGATGATGTGCGGGCCCGAGGGGATGATGCGGGCCGCGGCCCGAGAGCTCCTTGAACGGGGCGTCCCGACGGAGAGCCTCTACGTCTCGATCGAGCGCAACATGAAATGCGCGGTGGGGTTGTGCGGCCACTGCCAGCTTGGCTCCGAGTACGTGTGTAAGACCGGGCCGGTTTTCCGATTCGATCGTATCCGCCATTGGTTCGAGCACCCGGGAGTATAGAAGCCTGTCCATGACGGGTCATCTGCGTCGTTGTCGCTGCGCTTCCGGTCCTCACGTACGACTCCAGTACGCTGCGGTCCGGTTCTCGCTCCGCCTTGCATCTGACGCCGTCCTGAACAAGGCTCCGATTCCGTAGGAATCGGGTCGTCGGACTCAATGAACGATGTCGCGTTCTGGAGATCGGATGGGGATGCAGGGGCGTGTCACGGTGAAGCGACTCAATGGCGCTGCGGCAGGGCGGGCACGGCGTCGGCCCAAGCTGGCGGTGTGGAAGTTCGCGTCGTGCGACGGGTGCCAGTTGACGTTGCTCAACTGCGAAGACGATCTGCTGGCCATTGCCGATGCCATCCGGATCGCGGATTTTCGTGAGGCCTCGCGAGCAGTGCTGAAAGGACCTTACGACCTGTCGCTGGTGGAGGGTTCGATCACGACTCCGGCCGACGCCGACCGTATTCAACGGATCAGGGCCGCGTCGAAGACCCTGGTGACCATCGGCGCGTGCGCGACCGCCGGGGGAATCCAGGCGCTGCGCAACGCGAAGGACGTCAAGGAGTTCGTCTCGCTCGTCTACGCCGCGCCCGAATACATCGAGACGCTGGCGCTCTCGACCGCGATCGGCGATCACGTGCGCGTCGACTTCGAGCTGCGCGGTTGTCCGATCGACGGCGCGCAGCTCCGCGAGGTGATCCGCGCCTTCCTGCAGGGACGGCGGCCGCAGACACCCGCGTCGAGTGTGTGTCTGGAATGTAAACGCGCGGGAACCGTGTGCGTGATGGTCGCACACGGGGCGCCCTGCCTGGGCCCGGTCACGCACGCCGGCTGCGGCGCGCTCTGCCCCAAGTACGCGCGCGGCTGTTACGCCTGCTTCGGTCCCATGGAAACCCCGAACACCGCGTCGCTCACCGCGTGGCTCGCCGCGACCGGAGTTCCGGATCAGGACCTCGGGCGGTTGTTCGCCACCTTCAACGCCGATGCGCCGGCGTTTCGAAGGGAGGCCGCGCGGCATGGCTAGGAGCCTGTCCACGAAAGGCCATCTGCGGCGTTGTCGGTCGGCCTTGCGTGCTCACGTACAACCCAGTACGCTCCGCGCGCAAGGTCCTCCCTCCGCCTTGCATCTGGCCTTCCCTGAACAGGCTCCCGATGGGGTCACTCGGACAAGTGGCTAGGCGGACGATCAAGGTGGACGCGCTCGCGCGCGTGGAGGGAGAGGGCGGCCTCGAGGTGACGGTCAAGGACGGCGCCGTCACCGACGTCAAGCTCGACATCTTCGAGCCGCCGCGGTTCTTCGAAGCGTTGCTGCGCGGGCGCCGGTTCGACGAAGCGGCGGACATCACCTCGCGCATCTGCGGGATTTGCCCGATCGCGTATCAGATGAGCGCGATCCATGCGATGGAGGACGCGTGCGGGGTTCGGGTGGACGGGCAACTCCGCGCGCTGCGGCGCCTGATCTACTGCGGGGAGTGGATCGAGAGCCACGCCCTGCACGTATTCATGCTCCACGCGCCGGACTTCCTCGGCTACGCGAGCGGGATCGAGATGGCCAAGGACCATCCCGCCCTCGTCGAGCGCGGTCTGAAGCTCAAAAAGGTCGGAAACGAGGTGATCGCGTTGTTGGGCGGGCGTTCCGTGCACCCGATCAACGCCAAGTTGGGCGGGTTCTACCGGCTGCCCACCCGGGCGGAGCTGTCCGCGTTGGCGGAGCCGCTGCAATGGGCGCGCGACGCCGCGTTGGAGACCGTGCACTGGACCGCGACATTACCCATCCCGGACTTCGAGCAGGACTACGAGTTCGTGGCGTTGCGCCACGAGGATGAGTACCCGTTCAACGAAGGGCGGCTCGTCTCCAACCACGGCCTCGATATTGCAGTTCGCGACTACGACCACCACTTCGAAGAAACGCAGGTCGCCCACTCCAACGCGCTGCATTCGGCGATCCGGGGGCGAGGCGCCTACCTGGTGGGGCCGCTGGCGCGCTACGGCCTGAACTTCGACAAGCTCTCGCCCATTGCGCAGGACGCGGCGCGACGCGCGGGCCTGGGATTGGTGTGTCGCAATCCGTTCCAGAGCATTGTCGTGCGCAGCGTGGAAATCCTCTACGCGTGCGACGAAGCGCTGCGGATCATCGAGCAGTATCAGGCGCCCGAGCGGGCGGCGGTGGAGGTGCGTCCGGCCGCCGGCGTGGGCTACGGTTGCACCGAAGCTCCGCGCGGGATGCTCTACCATCGGTACCGCATCGACGACCAGGGGGTAATCCTCGACGCGAAGATCGTGCCGCCCACGTCGCAGAATCAGCGGATGATCGAGCAGGACCTTCGCGACCTGGTGCCGCGGCATCTGGATTTGCCCAAGGACCAGTTGACGTGGCGTTGCGAACAAGCGGTCCGCAACTACGACCCGTGCATCTCGTGCGCC
Encoded here:
- a CDS encoding FAD/NAD(P)-binding protein; the protein is MIPCPAEIVEKRSETRGIYTFRLRVKDEGKRAAFRFRPGQFNMVYAFGVGEVPISIASDPDDLDGLDHTVRIVGNVTGVLERLKVGNVVGLRGPYGSWWPLEESRGRDVIVITGGLGCAPVVSVISYVVRRRGSFGALKILHGIKAPTDLVYRRQFQAWAKHPNTEVHLTTDQPDRRWRHHTGVVTTLLGRVTLDPANSVAMMCGPEGMMRAAARELLERGVPTESLYVSIERNMKCAVGLCGHCQLGSEYVCKTGPVFRFDRIRHWFEHPGV
- a CDS encoding oxidoreductase, producing the protein MQGRVTVKRLNGAAAGRARRRPKLAVWKFASCDGCQLTLLNCEDDLLAIADAIRIADFREASRAVLKGPYDLSLVEGSITTPADADRIQRIRAASKTLVTIGACATAGGIQALRNAKDVKEFVSLVYAAPEYIETLALSTAIGDHVRVDFELRGCPIDGAQLREVIRAFLQGRRPQTPASSVCLECKRAGTVCVMVAHGAPCLGPVTHAGCGALCPKYARGCYACFGPMETPNTASLTAWLAATGVPDQDLGRLFATFNADAPAFRREAARHG
- a CDS encoding Ni/Fe hydrogenase subunit alpha codes for the protein MGSLGQVARRTIKVDALARVEGEGGLEVTVKDGAVTDVKLDIFEPPRFFEALLRGRRFDEAADITSRICGICPIAYQMSAIHAMEDACGVRVDGQLRALRRLIYCGEWIESHALHVFMLHAPDFLGYASGIEMAKDHPALVERGLKLKKVGNEVIALLGGRSVHPINAKLGGFYRLPTRAELSALAEPLQWARDAALETVHWTATLPIPDFEQDYEFVALRHEDEYPFNEGRLVSNHGLDIAVRDYDHHFEETQVAHSNALHSAIRGRGAYLVGPLARYGLNFDKLSPIAQDAARRAGLGLVCRNPFQSIVVRSVEILYACDEALRIIEQYQAPERAAVEVRPAAGVGYGCTEAPRGMLYHRYRIDDQGVILDAKIVPPTSQNQRMIEQDLRDLVPRHLDLPKDQLTWRCEQAVRNYDPCISCATHFLTVKIGQA